In Alicyclobacillus vulcanalis, a single window of DNA contains:
- a CDS encoding MFS transporter, translated as MNQVPARRWVFIIPIAAIMYMLAYMDRINVSMILPYVGKSFHLSSAATGLAAGIFFVGYMILQIPGGILASRWSAKKVVFILMMLWGLSAMATGLVQNTTQLYIARFVLGIFEGGVWPAVLVLLASWFPTRERARANALWMACLPLSAIIMTPITGWLLTVMSWRGVFFIEGLPPIIWGIVWWFALADKPSEANWLSAEERHYIETMLTQEDVQKVRNTGFKSALANKKTILLIFIYFFWITGFYGFSLWEPSVVKSFKGVLSSSTVGWLAAIPFLFALVAMVVNSAWSDKRNKRQAHLAVPMVIGAVGLVAGQLFAHDPLTKMIFLCITAIGVYSPYGPFWAIPSALLRIEIVGAAMGLINAIGNLGGFLGPYIVGYIKGVTHNSFAGFLVLAAFLIIAVIFSSLLGSDRAVAEQTLETTDTVSC; from the coding sequence GTGAACCAAGTTCCTGCAAGACGTTGGGTATTCATTATTCCAATCGCAGCGATAATGTACATGTTGGCATACATGGACAGGATCAATGTGTCCATGATTCTCCCGTATGTGGGAAAAAGTTTTCATTTGAGCAGCGCTGCGACGGGGTTGGCTGCTGGAATCTTCTTTGTGGGTTATATGATTCTTCAGATTCCTGGTGGCATTCTAGCTAGCCGGTGGAGTGCGAAAAAGGTTGTCTTTATTCTGATGATGCTTTGGGGATTGTCTGCAATGGCCACCGGTCTTGTACAGAATACAACACAGCTATATATCGCACGTTTTGTGCTAGGGATTTTTGAAGGGGGTGTCTGGCCTGCAGTGCTCGTCTTGTTGGCTTCGTGGTTCCCCACAAGAGAACGTGCACGTGCGAATGCATTGTGGATGGCCTGCCTCCCCTTGTCTGCCATCATCATGACACCCATTACGGGTTGGTTGCTCACGGTGATGAGCTGGCGTGGTGTGTTCTTTATTGAAGGTCTTCCTCCGATTATCTGGGGTATTGTTTGGTGGTTTGCGCTTGCAGACAAGCCAAGCGAAGCGAATTGGCTGTCTGCAGAAGAACGTCACTACATTGAGACCATGTTGACACAGGAAGACGTTCAAAAGGTACGCAATACAGGATTCAAATCTGCATTGGCAAACAAAAAGACCATCTTGCTAATTTTCATCTACTTCTTCTGGATTACGGGCTTCTATGGTTTTAGCCTGTGGGAACCATCCGTTGTTAAGTCATTCAAGGGCGTGCTCAGTTCGAGTACGGTCGGATGGCTTGCCGCAATCCCATTCCTCTTTGCACTTGTCGCCATGGTCGTGAATTCAGCCTGGTCGGACAAACGGAATAAACGCCAAGCGCACTTGGCGGTACCCATGGTGATTGGGGCGGTGGGTCTCGTTGCCGGGCAATTGTTTGCGCATGATCCGCTTACGAAGATGATTTTCTTGTGCATCACTGCAATCGGTGTCTATAGTCCATACGGACCGTTTTGGGCGATTCCAAGTGCGCTTTTGCGAATTGAAATCGTCGGTGCGGCGATGGGGTTGATCAATGCTATTGGAAATTTAGGCGGATTTTTGGGTCCGTATATTGTTGGTTACATCAAGGGCGTTACCCACAACAGTTTTGCAGGTTTCTTGGTGCTCGCAGCGTTCTTAATCATTGCTGTAATCTTTAGTTCACTGCTTGGGAGTGATCGCGCCGTGGCTGAACAAACGCTGGAAACTACCGACACCGTTTCTTGCTGA
- the pdxA gene encoding 4-hydroxythreonine-4-phosphate dehydrogenase PdxA yields the protein MSTKPILAITMGDPCGIGPEITVKSILTEEVFNVSRSIVIGDVSVIEDALRFSGLTANVNQITHPREALFQFGTIDVLDLGLIHASQLRIGQVQAESGAAAYGYIKKAIELGMTGSVDGVVTAPINKESLKAAGIPYIGHTEMFADLTGAKEEMTMFSILNVKIFFLTRHVSLKQACELITKERVLAGIEKSVKALQQIGYKAPRLAVAGLNPHAGEHGLFGTEEVESIAPAVAEAQQRGFDVTGPIPADSVFHMARIGRFDAVLSLYHDQGHIAAKVMDFERTVSVTLGLPILRTSVDHGTAFDIAGRGIASPISMIEAIKVGAEYARNGVKLA from the coding sequence ATGTCAACAAAACCTATTCTCGCTATCACCATGGGAGATCCGTGCGGTATCGGGCCTGAGATTACGGTTAAGTCCATATTGACCGAAGAAGTATTCAATGTGTCGCGTTCAATTGTCATTGGCGACGTGAGCGTGATCGAAGATGCACTTCGGTTCTCTGGACTTACTGCCAATGTGAATCAAATTACTCATCCGCGAGAAGCGCTCTTTCAATTCGGGACCATTGACGTGCTGGATCTTGGGCTTATTCATGCTTCCCAACTTCGCATAGGGCAGGTGCAGGCGGAGAGTGGTGCAGCTGCATATGGATATATTAAGAAGGCTATTGAACTTGGGATGACTGGTTCAGTGGATGGGGTGGTGACAGCACCAATTAACAAAGAATCACTTAAGGCCGCAGGGATCCCATATATTGGTCACACAGAAATGTTCGCGGATCTGACAGGGGCAAAAGAAGAGATGACCATGTTTTCGATCTTAAATGTGAAGATTTTTTTCCTGACGCGCCACGTGTCGCTGAAGCAAGCTTGCGAACTGATCACCAAGGAGCGGGTGTTGGCTGGTATAGAGAAGAGCGTAAAGGCGTTGCAGCAAATTGGCTATAAAGCTCCTCGTCTGGCGGTTGCAGGGCTCAACCCACACGCTGGAGAACATGGTCTATTCGGTACGGAGGAAGTTGAAAGCATTGCCCCTGCCGTTGCAGAGGCCCAACAACGTGGGTTCGATGTGACGGGTCCGATCCCAGCTGATTCGGTATTCCACATGGCCCGAATTGGTAGGTTTGACGCAGTGCTCTCTTTGTATCATGACCAGGGTCACATTGCTGCGAAGGTGATGGACTTTGAACGAACAGTCAGCGTGACCCTAGGACTGCCCATTCTGCGCACGAGCGTGGATCACGGCACGGCCTTTGATATTGCAGGTCGGGGTATTGCGAGTCCAATAAGTATGATCGAAGCGATTAAAGTCGGTGCAGAGTACGCGCGGAATGGTGTGAAGTTGGCTTAG
- a CDS encoding four-carbon acid sugar kinase family protein: protein MKVLVFADDLTGGSGTAALLKEIGFETLIHLATVPKDPFLESLVTHRMSADSHLDLDEAHVLDLGTRNDTGVHAAAVLQAWLDATDVSRIDLVGLRIDSTLRGPIAPSLDVLLQQDERRIAIVVAAHPRSGRTTLHGVHLVNGVPVHLSSVGNDPFSPVLESNLASWIGGRSRFTNRSVDINIVRRGSRVISKIIEDSYTNGVKVLFCDAETESDINTIARAAVDVRGNVPCIHPIPVDPGPLTAAMVREQRGRQYARKLGASVLDSSVHRSTVAGNGEKRRVYFSESSEHYVTYYGDRVYVTDLGPTVFGISASLMKEAREQIDRLENNDGVVVIRYAGESVEEIVRQMRDAVNRRNVIANSGRNGGCCPVRVLFLRTDTWEAPIRCTNRVTAFLPTILRAVLEEFPSLQGLYLSGGDAARVTLSRVGVTRLMLLDEIAPITVLSKPIDGLLAGKWVIMKGGAMGDHMAVVDAIERLYHEVHKANLGARTTQ, encoded by the coding sequence ATGAAAGTGCTGGTCTTTGCTGACGATTTGACGGGTGGCAGCGGAACCGCCGCATTACTCAAGGAAATTGGTTTTGAGACGCTCATCCATCTTGCGACAGTACCCAAGGACCCCTTTCTAGAGTCCTTAGTTACTCACCGCATGTCTGCGGATTCTCATTTGGATTTGGATGAAGCCCACGTCCTCGATCTCGGCACGCGCAATGATACCGGTGTTCACGCAGCAGCGGTGTTGCAGGCTTGGTTAGATGCCACCGACGTGTCTAGGATTGACCTCGTTGGGTTGCGTATCGACAGTACACTGCGTGGACCGATTGCACCGTCACTGGACGTGCTTTTGCAACAGGATGAACGTCGCATTGCTATCGTTGTTGCAGCTCATCCACGTTCCGGGCGAACTACGCTCCATGGCGTGCACCTGGTGAACGGTGTACCGGTGCACCTAAGTTCCGTCGGAAACGATCCCTTTTCGCCTGTTCTAGAATCGAACCTTGCATCCTGGATTGGAGGACGCAGCCGATTTACTAACCGCTCAGTTGACATCAACATAGTCAGGCGAGGATCGCGAGTTATCTCGAAGATAATAGAGGATAGTTACACAAATGGTGTTAAAGTCTTGTTTTGTGACGCAGAGACGGAGTCTGACATTAATACTATCGCCCGTGCTGCAGTAGATGTAAGGGGAAATGTTCCTTGCATACATCCGATCCCCGTCGATCCCGGCCCGCTTACAGCGGCGATGGTGAGAGAGCAGCGGGGTAGGCAGTATGCCCGGAAGTTAGGTGCTAGTGTATTGGACTCAAGTGTTCATCGTAGCACAGTGGCCGGAAATGGTGAAAAGAGACGAGTGTATTTTAGTGAGTCATCAGAACATTATGTAACCTATTATGGTGACCGAGTCTATGTTACCGATCTTGGTCCGACTGTGTTTGGAATTTCCGCTAGTCTAATGAAGGAAGCGAGAGAACAAATCGATCGTTTGGAGAATAATGATGGTGTAGTTGTGATAAGGTATGCTGGCGAATCCGTCGAGGAAATTGTTCGTCAAATGCGTGACGCTGTAAATCGGCGGAATGTTATTGCGAATAGTGGTCGGAACGGAGGATGTTGTCCTGTTCGAGTCCTGTTTTTGCGAACGGACACATGGGAAGCCCCCATTCGTTGCACAAATCGTGTCACTGCGTTTTTGCCGACCATTCTGCGTGCAGTTCTAGAGGAGTTTCCTAGCTTGCAAGGGCTTTATTTGTCTGGAGGTGATGCGGCACGTGTGACGTTGTCTCGCGTGGGGGTAACAAGATTGATGTTATTAGACGAGATTGCGCCTATTACCGTTTTGTCAAAGCCTATCGATGGGTTGTTGGCGGGTAAATGGGTGATTATGAAAGGGGGGGCTATGGGCGATCATATGGCGGTTGTGGATGCTATTGAACGCTTGTATCACGAGGTTCATAAGGCAAATCTCGGGGCGAGGACAACACAATGA
- a CDS encoding DeoR/GlpR family DNA-binding transcription regulator has protein sequence MLAERRRREILALVMKQGEVEIQELANKYCVSAMTIRRDLEILASEGLLHRTHGGAVHPAGGIAELSIDVKRASHPLEKRQIAEIAVQFVEPGMSVLLDAGTTTLPLAERLVDRVPLRVLTTDLTIARLLSDTKEIEVYMIGGLVKPEIYSTDGELAIQMLSSLFVDIAFIGCDSFTSEVAMSRSVHKAALKRAMMKAAHRKILLADSSKFGQHSFQRIAELQEFDAVVTDAAFPEDAREVLADLGIDLVLPNVLPGHPECFTKT, from the coding sequence GTGCTCGCGGAACGGAGACGTCGTGAAATTTTAGCTCTGGTTATGAAGCAAGGCGAGGTTGAGATTCAGGAACTTGCCAATAAGTACTGTGTATCTGCTATGACAATTCGTCGTGACTTAGAAATTTTAGCATCAGAAGGATTGCTTCATCGAACGCATGGTGGTGCGGTACATCCAGCTGGTGGCATTGCCGAACTTTCCATTGATGTAAAACGGGCGAGCCATCCATTAGAAAAAAGACAGATAGCGGAAATAGCCGTTCAATTCGTCGAACCGGGAATGAGTGTTCTGCTCGATGCAGGCACAACAACGCTTCCGCTCGCCGAGCGGCTTGTCGACCGTGTTCCTCTACGTGTACTCACGACTGATTTGACCATAGCTCGACTACTAAGCGACACAAAAGAGATAGAGGTCTATATGATTGGCGGTCTTGTCAAGCCTGAGATTTATAGCACTGATGGAGAGCTTGCGATTCAGATGCTGTCCTCGTTGTTCGTCGATATCGCCTTCATTGGGTGTGATTCCTTCACATCAGAGGTCGCGATGAGCCGTTCTGTGCACAAGGCTGCGCTAAAGCGAGCGATGATGAAGGCTGCACATCGGAAGATACTCTTGGCAGACTCGAGCAAGTTTGGCCAGCACTCGTTTCAACGTATTGCGGAGTTGCAAGAGTTTGACGCGGTAGTGACAGATGCGGCGTTTCCAGAAGATGCACGCGAAGTGTTAGCCGACCTGGGAATCGACCTCGTCCTGCCAAATGTTTTGCCCGGTCACCCTGAGTGTTTCACAAAGACGTAA
- the yicI gene encoding alpha-xylosidase — protein sequence MKFNDGNWLVREGVQIYPGLSLQDWRIEEGGALFFVACRPVAHRGHMLDGPMLTVRISFPREGMVRVEQHHFLGRNLRGPHFPLQLDPQPFTASEDGDGVTLRSGALEVRIARQPWSIAFYEEGRLLTTSDPRAAAYIVNHGQPHMRAMLHLAVGEWVYGLGERFTAFVKNGQSIDIWNRDGGTGSDQAYKNVPFYLTNRGYGVFVNHPERVCFEIATEFVSQVQFSVEGESLDYVVIGGGEPKAVIERYTALTGRPALPPVWSFGLWLSTSFTTDYDEATVSQFVDGMEARGIPVSVFHFDCFWMKPFEWCNFTWDTACFPDPAGMLARLKSRGLKICVWINPYIAQKSPLFEEGVERGYLLKRPNGDVWQWDLWQPGMAVVDFTNPDAKRWFQGHLRRLLAMGVDAFKTDFGERIPTDVVYHDGSDPVKMHNYYSYLYNQAVWEVLQERPDGEAVVFARSATAGSQRFPVHWGGDCRATYESMAETLRGGLSLALSGFGFWSHDIGGFEDTAPAHLYKRWIAFGLFSSHSRLHGSGSYRVPWLFDEESVDVLRHFTHWKLRLMPYLWACAVEAHRSGVPVLRPMMLEFPDDPACEALDRQYMLGPSLLVAPVFSASGEVTYYLPAGRWTHLFTGETRSGGRWFREQHGFFSLPLYVREGTVLAMDAEGARPGHPHGRGVTFSVYPLAPGREASAAVFDPRGNEVRALRVAWDGDHLVLAPQGAPEPWRAILHGLSPGDPVQTANALCHPLPNGAVELVPKRPDDVVRVLGCRASWSEG from the coding sequence ATGAAATTCAACGATGGCAATTGGCTCGTTCGCGAGGGCGTGCAGATCTACCCCGGCCTTTCGCTGCAGGACTGGCGCATCGAGGAAGGCGGCGCCCTGTTCTTCGTCGCATGCCGCCCCGTCGCGCACCGCGGGCACATGCTCGACGGCCCCATGCTCACGGTTCGCATCTCGTTTCCGCGCGAAGGCATGGTGCGCGTGGAACAGCATCACTTCCTTGGCCGCAACCTGCGCGGACCCCACTTTCCGCTTCAGCTCGATCCACAGCCGTTCACGGCGAGCGAAGACGGCGACGGTGTGACGCTGAGAAGCGGCGCCCTCGAGGTGCGCATCGCGCGCCAGCCCTGGTCCATCGCTTTCTACGAAGAGGGGCGACTCCTCACGACCAGTGATCCCCGCGCCGCGGCTTACATCGTCAATCACGGCCAACCCCACATGCGCGCCATGCTGCATCTTGCGGTCGGTGAGTGGGTCTACGGCCTGGGAGAGCGGTTCACCGCATTTGTCAAAAACGGACAGTCGATCGACATCTGGAACCGGGACGGAGGAACCGGATCGGATCAGGCCTATAAAAACGTGCCCTTTTATCTCACCAATCGGGGCTACGGCGTGTTCGTCAATCATCCAGAGCGCGTCTGCTTCGAGATTGCGACCGAATTCGTCTCCCAAGTGCAGTTCAGCGTCGAGGGAGAATCGCTCGACTACGTCGTGATCGGAGGCGGAGAGCCAAAGGCCGTGATCGAGCGGTATACGGCGCTCACGGGGCGTCCGGCGCTGCCGCCGGTCTGGTCGTTTGGCCTGTGGCTTTCAACGTCGTTCACCACCGACTACGACGAGGCCACGGTCTCGCAGTTCGTGGACGGCATGGAGGCGCGCGGCATCCCCGTGAGCGTGTTTCACTTCGACTGCTTCTGGATGAAGCCGTTTGAGTGGTGCAACTTCACCTGGGACACGGCCTGCTTCCCGGATCCCGCGGGCATGCTCGCGCGCCTGAAATCGCGCGGATTGAAGATCTGCGTCTGGATCAACCCGTACATCGCGCAAAAGTCGCCGCTCTTCGAAGAAGGGGTAGAGCGGGGCTACCTGCTCAAGCGCCCCAACGGAGACGTGTGGCAGTGGGATCTGTGGCAGCCTGGCATGGCCGTCGTCGACTTTACGAATCCAGACGCGAAGCGCTGGTTTCAGGGACATCTGCGCCGCCTCCTTGCGATGGGGGTCGACGCGTTCAAGACTGACTTCGGCGAACGGATCCCGACGGACGTTGTGTACCACGACGGATCGGACCCGGTCAAAATGCACAACTACTACAGCTACCTTTACAACCAGGCGGTCTGGGAGGTCTTGCAGGAGCGGCCCGACGGCGAGGCCGTCGTGTTTGCGCGCTCCGCGACGGCGGGCAGCCAGCGGTTTCCCGTCCACTGGGGAGGCGACTGCCGCGCGACGTACGAGTCGATGGCCGAGACGCTGCGCGGCGGCCTGAGCCTCGCGCTCTCGGGTTTTGGCTTCTGGAGCCACGACATCGGCGGGTTCGAGGACACCGCGCCTGCGCACCTGTACAAGCGCTGGATTGCCTTCGGCCTGTTCTCCAGCCACAGCCGGCTGCACGGCAGCGGATCGTACCGGGTGCCATGGCTCTTCGACGAGGAATCGGTGGACGTCCTGCGTCACTTCACCCACTGGAAGCTGCGCCTCATGCCGTACCTCTGGGCCTGCGCCGTCGAGGCGCACCGAAGCGGCGTGCCCGTGCTCCGGCCGATGATGCTCGAATTCCCGGACGATCCGGCCTGTGAAGCGCTGGATCGCCAGTACATGCTCGGCCCCTCGCTGCTCGTCGCGCCCGTCTTCTCGGCGTCGGGCGAGGTCACGTACTACCTGCCCGCAGGCCGCTGGACCCACCTTTTCACGGGCGAGACCCGGTCGGGGGGCCGTTGGTTCCGCGAACAGCACGGCTTCTTCAGCCTGCCACTTTACGTCCGCGAAGGAACGGTGCTCGCCATGGACGCCGAGGGCGCCCGCCCAGGCCACCCACATGGCCGCGGCGTCACCTTTTCCGTGTATCCGCTTGCCCCCGGCCGAGAAGCATCCGCTGCCGTCTTCGACCCCCGCGGCAACGAGGTGCGCGCCCTCCGCGTCGCTTGGGACGGCGATCACCTCGTCCTCGCGCCGCAGGGCGCGCCCGAACCCTGGCGGGCCATCTTGCACGGCCTGAGCCCGGGCGATCCCGTCCAGACCGCCAACGCCCTCTGCCATCCCCTGCCGAACGGCGCGGTTGAACTTGTGCCCAAGCGCCCGGATGACGTCGTTCGCGTCCTCGGCTGTCGGGCAAGCTGGAGCGAAGGCTGA
- a CDS encoding universal stress protein: protein MKHMVWAVDGSDCAWRAGEWALEFLDKWPDLRLTAVYVHVPSVPTSEWTAEYAIQMEQEAKKLAHELREEVNRRFAAHAPRVAFRVEHGAPAERIVHAADEVGADLVVIGSHGKRMVDRLFVGSVSTAVMHKAKQAVLVVR, encoded by the coding sequence ATGAAACACATGGTGTGGGCGGTGGACGGATCGGATTGTGCGTGGCGAGCGGGGGAATGGGCGCTTGAGTTTCTCGACAAGTGGCCAGACCTGCGGCTCACGGCGGTGTATGTGCACGTGCCATCGGTGCCGACGTCGGAGTGGACGGCGGAGTACGCCATCCAGATGGAGCAGGAGGCGAAAAAGCTCGCTCACGAGCTCCGGGAGGAGGTCAACCGCCGGTTTGCCGCGCATGCGCCGCGCGTCGCGTTCCGCGTGGAGCACGGCGCGCCGGCGGAGCGCATCGTGCATGCAGCGGACGAGGTTGGGGCCGATCTCGTCGTCATCGGCAGCCACGGCAAGCGCATGGTCGACCGACTGTTTGTCGGGAGCGTGAGCACGGCCGTCATGCACAAGGCGAAACAGGCGGTGTTGGTGGTGCGGTGA
- a CDS encoding peptide ABC transporter substrate-binding protein, which translates to MGSAVGRLAEEKGEVAVRKRIRWVAGATAVIVLGVSAGLAGCGSPAGEGQNANAMAASAAPQPTGVVRITAPTGSNLTTLDPSQWGPQILVDQGTIMEGLFGYNQQNQIVPKLCAGYTLSKDGLTWTFQIRRDARWSNGQPVTAYDFYYAYMRQLSPSNPNGQLWLSVLNVVKNAYAYHAGTVPLSQLGLKVLGPYTLQITTSVPHYILGDLAEAGSMPINEQVAKAHPTSWFLPPYFVSDAPYTVKSFTPNGTLVLVRNPKYVGHPGEVNEGNAQEIDVVPGTSVPVEDFMANKVDVVQVGTPSDLQYVKTHPALLAELHKAPDYAVTYLQYDNSAVPSPLTNPLVRQAIGEAIQRGPIVQDVLGGMAGTTTTFSVPGWPTAKYERGLPENVSQARQLLAKAGYPGGKGFPTIYLYAEVPSSNPLLVPVAEAVAQELQQNLGIHTKIVQLNSTEWGSLTYGGPQQGIQPGYNVAVGGTNDMDPASLNLGGDQGVYWPGTYGYSIAFVQHVLPWYNTPYDPASIKKYGDPNNPNMGVTWSQWAPLVKAAQADIAYLNRWASQQPKAWRSIMSPPGSPTLTEQWNQIVAQFKQAKTAAAKHAAWVQAWKFVAPYSEGSGGGGINTGSLDVQVYWDQHESADVRNWRMWQAEYQNSPNMFSSAATAAKLMTQLIQQGYTIPLYYAETYYLERTGITGAQPNPWSWGGFYQMQYLSVR; encoded by the coding sequence ATGGGAAGCGCTGTCGGACGCCTGGCGGAAGAGAAAGGGGAGGTCGCTGTGCGAAAACGAATTCGTTGGGTGGCTGGCGCCACGGCCGTGATCGTCCTGGGCGTCTCAGCGGGGCTTGCTGGATGTGGTTCGCCGGCAGGAGAGGGACAAAACGCGAACGCGATGGCCGCGAGTGCCGCGCCTCAGCCCACCGGCGTGGTCCGCATCACGGCACCCACCGGAAGCAACTTGACGACGCTCGATCCGTCGCAGTGGGGCCCGCAAATTCTCGTCGATCAGGGCACCATCATGGAAGGGCTGTTTGGCTACAATCAGCAGAATCAGATTGTGCCAAAGCTGTGTGCAGGGTATACGCTTTCAAAGGACGGCCTCACGTGGACGTTCCAGATTCGCCGCGACGCACGGTGGTCGAACGGGCAGCCCGTCACGGCCTACGACTTTTATTACGCGTACATGCGCCAGCTATCGCCGTCGAACCCGAACGGCCAGCTGTGGCTGAGCGTCTTGAACGTGGTGAAAAACGCATACGCCTACCACGCCGGCACCGTGCCGCTCAGCCAACTCGGTCTGAAGGTCCTCGGTCCGTACACGCTCCAAATCACCACATCGGTGCCGCACTATATCTTGGGCGATCTCGCCGAGGCCGGATCGATGCCGATCAACGAACAAGTAGCCAAGGCTCACCCGACGAGCTGGTTCTTGCCGCCGTACTTTGTCAGCGACGCGCCGTACACCGTCAAATCGTTCACGCCCAATGGCACGCTTGTCCTCGTGCGCAATCCGAAGTACGTCGGCCATCCGGGCGAAGTGAACGAGGGCAATGCGCAAGAAATCGATGTCGTGCCCGGCACGAGCGTGCCGGTGGAGGACTTCATGGCCAACAAGGTGGATGTGGTCCAGGTGGGGACGCCATCCGACCTTCAGTACGTGAAGACACACCCCGCGCTTCTCGCAGAGCTGCATAAGGCGCCCGATTACGCGGTGACGTACCTGCAGTACGACAACTCGGCCGTGCCTTCGCCGCTCACCAATCCGCTCGTCCGCCAAGCGATCGGGGAGGCCATCCAGCGCGGGCCCATCGTTCAGGATGTGTTGGGCGGTATGGCGGGGACGACGACGACGTTCTCGGTTCCGGGTTGGCCGACAGCCAAGTACGAGCGAGGCCTGCCGGAAAACGTGTCGCAGGCGCGCCAACTGCTCGCCAAGGCGGGCTATCCGGGCGGCAAAGGCTTTCCGACGATTTACCTCTACGCGGAAGTGCCATCATCCAACCCGCTCCTCGTGCCGGTCGCAGAGGCTGTGGCGCAGGAGCTGCAGCAGAACCTCGGGATTCACACGAAGATCGTGCAGCTCAACAGCACGGAATGGGGCAGTCTGACGTACGGCGGGCCGCAACAGGGCATTCAGCCTGGGTACAACGTGGCCGTCGGCGGCACCAACGACATGGATCCCGCCTCTTTGAACCTGGGCGGCGACCAGGGCGTCTACTGGCCCGGGACCTATGGCTACTCCATCGCGTTTGTCCAGCACGTCCTGCCCTGGTACAACACGCCGTACGATCCGGCCTCCATCAAGAAATACGGGGACCCGAACAATCCAAACATGGGCGTGACGTGGAGCCAGTGGGCGCCGCTCGTCAAGGCCGCGCAGGCCGACATCGCGTATCTGAATCGGTGGGCCTCTCAGCAGCCCAAGGCTTGGCGAAGCATCATGAGCCCGCCGGGATCGCCCACGCTGACGGAACAGTGGAATCAAATCGTTGCGCAGTTCAAGCAGGCGAAGACCGCGGCGGCCAAGCACGCGGCTTGGGTGCAGGCGTGGAAGTTTGTGGCGCCGTATTCCGAAGGGTCCGGCGGGGGCGGCATCAACACGGGCAGCTTGGATGTGCAGGTGTACTGGGATCAGCACGAGTCCGCTGATGTGCGCAACTGGCGGATGTGGCAAGCGGAGTACCAAAACAGCCCCAACATGTTCTCCTCGGCGGCGACCGCGGCGAAGCTCATGACGCAGCTCATTCAGCAGGGCTACACCATCCCGCTTTACTACGCCGAGACCTACTACCTCGAGCGCACAGGCATCACGGGTGCACAGCCCAATCCGTGGTCGTGGGGCGGATTCTATCAGATGCAATATCTGTCCGTGCGATGA
- a CDS encoding AraC family transcriptional regulator, with the protein MEPTHLLEHRQHGDATFHIQAYHVVLTPGPFQQTVNLHWHSEAEFIVVTRGRVCLQTGSQRHLLAEGDVALLSGGELHSMTAPGNGPSECKAIVFGFDVLEGTGRDRVQQLYLAPIASGKLRLPGALDHGHPAREALAARLCEMAQALEEQPIGYELIVKSRLYDVLAQLIQANLLLETNAQHEIDDRRADALKAVLTYIDEHLGEKLRLADLARIANMSEGHFCRFFKEMTHRKPMQYVNERRVARAAELLKDPNRSVTAIGMDLGFHDVSYFIRVFRSYKHCTPLAYRKAQVKPPRRSGRR; encoded by the coding sequence GTGGAACCCACACATCTCCTGGAGCATCGCCAGCACGGCGACGCCACGTTTCATATCCAGGCGTATCACGTGGTCTTGACGCCCGGGCCATTTCAGCAGACGGTCAATCTGCACTGGCACAGCGAGGCCGAGTTCATCGTGGTCACGCGGGGCCGTGTGTGTCTTCAGACGGGAAGCCAGAGGCACCTGCTCGCCGAGGGGGACGTGGCCCTGCTGAGCGGCGGAGAACTCCACAGCATGACGGCCCCCGGGAACGGCCCGTCGGAGTGCAAGGCCATCGTGTTCGGCTTCGATGTACTCGAAGGCACCGGGCGTGATCGCGTCCAGCAACTGTACCTCGCGCCCATCGCCTCCGGAAAGCTGCGGCTCCCTGGCGCTTTGGATCACGGGCATCCGGCTCGAGAGGCGCTCGCCGCTCGCCTTTGCGAAATGGCGCAGGCCCTCGAAGAGCAGCCCATCGGCTACGAGCTCATCGTGAAGTCGCGCCTGTACGACGTGCTGGCGCAGCTCATCCAGGCAAACCTGTTGCTCGAGACCAATGCGCAGCACGAGATCGATGATCGCCGCGCCGACGCGCTGAAGGCGGTGCTCACCTACATTGACGAGCACCTCGGTGAGAAGTTGCGCTTGGCGGATCTCGCCCGCATCGCCAACATGAGCGAGGGACACTTCTGCCGGTTCTTCAAGGAGATGACGCACCGCAAGCCCATGCAATACGTGAACGAGCGCCGCGTGGCGCGCGCCGCAGAGTTGCTGAAGGATCCCAACCGCAGTGTCACCGCCATTGGAATGGACCTGGGGTTCCACGATGTGAGCTATTTCATCAGGGTCTTTCGCAGTTACAAGCACTGCACGCCGCTCGCGTATCGAAAGGCGCAGGTGAAACCGCCGCGGCGCAGCGGAAGGCGCTGA